The sequence below is a genomic window from Anaerocolumna chitinilytica.
TATTATGATATTTCCATCCTCAATTCCATAGGTATCCTTAAGGATATCAAGCCTGCTGTCAATCACAAGAACTCTGCCCTCATACATGTTGGCAATCCTTGTAATCTCAGTATTGACCTCCTCCAAGGTAGGATCAGAGAGATATCCGGAAGAAACCAGCAGATTGGCTAGTGAATTCCCCTGACTCTGCATCTCTGCTTTCTTCTGACTAATAGCAGTACTTTCATAGGTATTTAAGATCTCCCAGGAAAAGAATAGCAGCGGTATAATGCCAATAATAAACAAAGCAAGGAGAGAATGTACTCTCATGCTTTTTAAAAACCATAATTTTTCTCTAATTTTGGAAAAAATAGCCAACACCCCATTTTGTATGTACATATTTAGGCTCACTGGGATTATCTTCAATCTTTTCACGAAGTCTTCTTATATGCACATCCACTGTTCTAACATCTCCGGGATAATCATATCCCCAAACTGTATTTAGTAAGTTTTCCCTGCTGTAGACTTTATTGGGATTGAATATTAATAATTCCAGCAAATCAAACTCTTTTGCAGTTAAATTCACTTCTTTGCTGCCAACATATACTCTCCTGCTTTCACAGTCGATTTTTAGATCTCCAAATACGACTACCTTAGCCTGAACCTCTGCATTCTGCTTCGTACTTCGGCGCATGATAGCCTTAATTCTGGCCTTAACCTCCAAAATATTAAAGGGTTTTGTAATATAATCATCTGCTCCGTATTCCAGACCAAGGATCTTATCCATATCATCCCCTTTGGCTGTAAGCATAATAATCGGCATATTCGAAAATTCTCTGATCTGCTGACATACTTCGAAGCCAGTCATCTTCGGAAGCATGACATCCAGCAATACCACATCATACTCTTTTTTCCTTGCGGCTTCCAGAGCTTCCTCACCGTCATAAGCACAATCCACTTCCATGCCATCCTGCTCCAGACTAAAACGGATTCCTTTTACAATTAACTTTTCATCATCTACAACAAGAACTTTCTTTCCCACTATAATCACCTATTCCAATTCACAATTCATATTTATAATTGTTAAAAATCTTATTTAATTACTATCTTGTCTTTTATTTTATTATAAACAGCATCCTTAATTCCATTGATTTCTTTTAATTCCTCAATACTCTGGAAATTACCATGATCTGTCCGATAGTTTATAATACTGTCTGCTTTTGCATCACCAATACCTGGCAAGGTACACAATTCATCTTTGGTAGCAGTATTGATATTGATTTTACCGCTGTTCTCCGCAGTTGTTTGTCCAGTTCCAGCCACGTTTTCCTTATCTTCAAACTCTCCGTTTAGAACTTCATCCTTCGTAGGAATATATATCTGCTGACCATCTTCTATAGAAGCTGCCTGATTGACATATTCTTCATCTGCATCTTTGGTAAAACCGTCAGCCATCTCTACTATTTCAAAAATTCTGGCACCGGATGAAACCTCATAAACTCCAGGCTTCTTTACAGCCCCGCAGATATGGACGTAATAAGCTTCCGTTGTCGGCGTAACAGTAATATCTTCATTCTTATTATCGGAGTCTTTGGGTAAATCAATAAGAGCATCCGCCTGCATTGTTTCCTCCGCAGCAAGGGGTGTGCCTAAAGTGCTGTCTGCCTGTTCTTTCCCAATCCGCTGACAGCTATAGATGATTCCTGTCAGAACAAGAAAGACAGCTATAAGACCTGCTTTTAAATATTTATACTTTTTCTTCATAATAACACCTTTCCAGTTTCAGAAAGGGCTGGCAAATTGTATCCTCAATACACCTGCATGTTATCATTCTACCTAATAAATTGTGGGATTACAATAGATATTTTGAAAAGTTTACAACCTTAAGAAAAACGTAAAATTTACTCCCATTTAAAGGTCAGAATACCTCCTATTACCAACACTACTCCAATTAACCTGTGCCACTCAAAGTCTGCCTTTTCGGCACCGAATATTCCCAGAAGTTCAATAAGATAGGCTACTATGAGCTGAGAAGTAACGATTAACATGATGGCTTTGGCAGGCCCTAAGGCATCCACGCTCTTCACAACCGTAATCGTAATAAAGGCACCAATTGCTCCACCTAAAAGCATATACTTGCTATCAATTTTAAAAAGTCCTCCGAAATTGCCTTCTCTTCCTGTAATAAACCAAGCTACTATGCATACAATTAGCGCCGTAAGCTGAACAAAGGCTGCGGATACCCATATACTGGTCTGTTTTGTGACACCTGTATTAAAAACTCCCTGAATACTCATGAGTGCTCCTGAAATAATTGCCATTAAAAAACCCATAAATCCCATAACTGTACATCCTTTCCTCTTCTACTGAAAAACCGCAGTAAAATTCTTCTTTCCATAGTTTGTACAATTATGGGATTATTTACTCTTTATTCTATTACTTTTTTTAGTATTTCCAACATTTCATCCACATGTTCTTTTGTTATCACAAGAGGCGGTATAAACCTGAGAACATTACTTCCGGCTGAAAACAGTATCAGGTTGTTGTCCATTGCTTTTTGAATGATTTCCTTTACAGGATATTCAAATTCTAACCCCTGAAGTAACCCCTTCCCTCTTCTTTCCTTTATTCCGCTATGGCTCTTAGCAAACTCCTCCAAGGAAAGCTCCAGATAAGATGATACCTCTTTTACATGTTCAATAAGGTTTAGTTTTTCATACTGGTCAAAAACAGCATTGACTGCTGCCGCTGTGAAGGGATTGCCACCGTAAGTAGTTCCGTGATCTCCCGGTTCAAAAGCCTGACAGACCTTTTCTACCGCTGCAAAGGCTCC
It includes:
- a CDS encoding response regulator transcription factor; this translates as MGKKVLVVDDEKLIVKGIRFSLEQDGMEVDCAYDGEEALEAARKKEYDVVLLDVMLPKMTGFEVCQQIREFSNMPIIMLTAKGDDMDKILGLEYGADDYITKPFNILEVKARIKAIMRRSTKQNAEVQAKVVVFGDLKIDCESRRVYVGSKEVNLTAKEFDLLELLIFNPNKVYSRENLLNTVWGYDYPGDVRTVDVHIRRLREKIEDNPSEPKYVHTKWGVGYFFQN
- a CDS encoding helix-hairpin-helix domain-containing protein, which translates into the protein MKKKYKYLKAGLIAVFLVLTGIIYSCQRIGKEQADSTLGTPLAAEETMQADALIDLPKDSDNKNEDITVTPTTEAYYVHICGAVKKPGVYEVSSGARIFEIVEMADGFTKDADEEYVNQAASIEDGQQIYIPTKDEVLNGEFEDKENVAGTGQTTAENSGKININTATKDELCTLPGIGDAKADSIINYRTDHGNFQSIEELKEINGIKDAVYNKIKDKIVIK
- a CDS encoding DMT family transporter, whose protein sequence is MGFMGFLMAIISGALMSIQGVFNTGVTKQTSIWVSAAFVQLTALIVCIVAWFITGREGNFGGLFKIDSKYMLLGGAIGAFITITVVKSVDALGPAKAIMLIVTSQLIVAYLIELLGIFGAEKADFEWHRLIGVVLVIGGILTFKWE